The genomic window CGTGCCTCTTCGCCCGCCCGGGCTGCGGGCGAGCCGGCCAGGCCGACGGCCATGGGAAGGACGAGGGCCGCGAGGGCCCTGCCCGCGATCGAGGCCAGGGACGGTGGGCGGACGCGAGTGGCGTCAGGACATCGGGCCCCGGCCGCGAGCTTCCTGGCCTCGTGGACCATCACCGGCCTCCTCGCCAAATAGGTCAGCACCCCGAGAAAGGGGGATTCGCGCGGGCCGGCTCGGCGCGGCGCGACGAGACGACGCACCGGCGACGGCTCCGGCCATCGTGGACCGAGAGGAGTATATCGCGAAGCGTCGTTCGCGGAGAAACGAAATGGCGACCACCCCGGGGAAGGGGGCCGATCGGGCGGGACGGGGAGATCCGGACACGGGCCGCGGGATGCCGAGCTGCGGCCGGGAGATGCGATGCGGGACGTCGGATCGATCGCGGCGACGCCGCGATCGTCACCGGACGAGCTGCAGGCACGTCGCCGACAGGAAGCCGTTCAGCATGCGGCGCCCGATCGCCATGACGGGGCTGCCATGGCAAGCGTTCTCACCCAGGTCCTCCAGCCAGCCGCTGTCGGGCACCAGGTCCGCCTGCGCCTCCACGATGACCAGGTCCCGCGGCCGCCCCCGTGGCGCGACCTGCAAGACGAGGCGCGGCGATTCGTTCATCAAGCCCGAGGATTCCACCCAAGAATCAACGATGGCGCCGTTGACGATCATCTCCGATTCCATACCGGACCCCCTCCTCAATCTGGGCTCGTCAAACCGGGCCACGGCCGCGAACGCTCCGACCCACTATGCATGCCGACATTGATTGGACACATCCATCATAGTAGGCCTATACCGCATGTCAAGCGAGAATCTTAACTTTTCGATGCGATACGCCGCCTGAACGGCGAGTGGGAACGGATGAGCCGCAACCGGACGAAAGGTTCACTAAGGAATTCGAGGACAGAGTATGAAGGCGACAGGAATTCCACGCGATTCTGCATCGGAAGAGTGTCCGCCTGAGATTCCGATCGCCCAGATCCGCCATGCCAGGGTGAGGCTCGGGTTCAGATCCCAAGGAAATCGCGAAACAGCCGGCCCGCGCATCAATCTACGCTGTCAGGCTGCCAACGAGTGCAAGAGCTATGGGAAAAATTTGCTCGTCGATTCCTGCTGCGTCAACCATCATGTGTGCGATGTTAGCGAGATCTGGCCACCAGAGCAAGCAGCCTGGAAAAAGAAGACTACTAGAGACCCATAGTACAAAGGGCAAAATTACTCTGCGAATGGCATGCCAGCCACGTGGTGTGTCTCGCTCGCATCGACTCATGGGAGGAGATGCCGCATTCCGACGGGCGGGCCTGGGGTGGCCGCATGAATCGACGGAGGGCTTCGGAAGGGTCCGAAATCCGCCCAGCCGCGGGCTGGGTCGGCCGTCGCCAGGGCCGGTCCTGCGGCATCCGACGGGGGGCACCACGATACGGAAGTATATGGCTCGATCCATCAAGCCTGGTCGCCCGAAGTCGCAGAAGGTATGCTGGCGAATCTCTCCTTGAGTCTGCCAGGTTTCCCACCTCGTCCCGGAGGGGGTTTGTCATGGAGCCGTCCGCATCCGGTCCCGAGGCCGGAGGGCTTGGTGAGCTTCGGACCGAGAGCCTGCTCCGCTCGGTCGAGGTCTACCTGGGGATCGCCTACCCCTCGGGGAAGATCCCCGAGACGGTCCGCCGCCGACTGGCGTGGCCCGAAGGGCCCATCACGGGGGCGACGCTGGCGAAGCCGCCATTCGAAAAGTCCGGTCGCGCCGCCGATGGGAGCACGCCCATCTTCGCCCTCCGGCTGGGGAATGAGCGCTATCCGCACATGAAGCTGCAGATCCAGCCGTGGACCAATCACGCCGGCTTCCTGCTCTCGGTGAACACCCACGACCAGGTCGCCGGCCTCGACGTGGGCACCGCCGACGCGCAGGCGTTCCGCGAGCTCCAGGCGGAGAACCAGCGGATGAAGGAAGCCATCGAATCGGCCTGGGAGAAGGCCGGCTTGCCGACGTTCCTCCAGTACCTCCGCGAGTACCTGGCGAGCCGCGAGGCGGACCTGCAGGCGGGCTCCCAGTAAGGCCGACGAGGGGCCCGGGATCCGCCCGCCGGCCCGGCCGCCGCGGCCGGCGGATCACCCCCCGCTCCCGGGATGGCCGGACCGGGCCCGTCAGCCCGCCCGCCGCCGGGAGGGGCGGGAGGATGGGCCGAGGATCGGCCCGGCGAAGGACCCGATCAGCGGCGCCTCGAGGCACTCGAAGTCCGGGAATCGCATCCGCACCCCCTGGTGCAGGGTGTTCGCCCTCAGGACGATCGTCTCGCACCGGGCGAGCGATTCGTCCACGATCGACGGGATGCCGTAGAGGCGCCCGAACGGCGGCACGGCCCCGGGCTCGCAATCGACGAAGGTGGACTCGAGTTCCTCGGGCGTGGCCATCCGGACCTCCCCGCCCGGCCGGCCGAGCGCCTGGGCCAGGCGCTCGAAGTCGACCCGGGAGGTCGCCGGCAGGATGGCAAGGCAGAGGCTCTCGCCCGCCCGCACGAGGACCGATTTCGCCACGGCCCGCCCGGGGACGTGCACGCTGCCGGCGAGCCGCTCCGACGAGGAGGCCGGGCGGTGGAGCAGGGTCTCGAACTCCACGTGACGACTGCGCAGGAAATCGACGACGTACATGAGTTGTCACCTCCAGGATGGGGCTCTGGAGGGAATATAGTCCGGCGAGCGAATCTGTGCCGGCTCGCGCGGGTTGTTCTGTCGACCCCCGCCCGCAATCTCTTGCGCAGCCCGCACGACCCGGGCGATCACACCCCTGCGACGACATGGACTCAGGCATGCATCCGGCTGCCTCGGTGGAGGAATGAGCTTGCCCGCTCGCTGGGTTTCGCCTACGATCCCGGCCCCGTCTGCTCGCCGCCCGGGCCCATCGTCCGGCGTCGCCCGCGAGCCCATCCACGAATCGCCCGATCGATAGGGACCAGGGACAAGGAGGTCGTCGTGCTGTCAGGCCAACGCGCGTTCCCGGCACCGTCGCGACGCTCCGCCTGCGCCTGGCTGCTGACGGTGGCCGCCGCGGGCTGCCTGGGCGGCTGCCATGCCATAACCAGTGACGTTCATCAGTACTACTCGCAGATGGCCGTCAATTACAAGGAGGCCGAGGACAAGGCCCGCTTCCAGGCCTCCATGAGCGAGAGCGAGTCGAGCATGCTCCTGAAGGCCGGCGAGATCCACAAGGCCAGCCGGGCCCGGAAGGAGGCCGAGCGGCTCAAGGAGTGGGCGGATCGCTGCGCCCACCAGAAGGAGCGCTTCAAGAAGGCCGCCGAGAAGCTGGAGCCGCCCGACGACTCGACGAAGGGGGACCAGCCCGAGCCGGCCCGGGAAGCCGATGGGACGCCCGGGAAGCCCTGATTTCGATCTCGCGGCCCGACCCGTCCTGCCTACATCGACATCGCCGGCCCGGCGGACGACGGGCCGATCAGGCTCGGCGGCTGGCGGAACGGATACCCGCCGACGGGCGGGCGGCTCATGCCTCCCATCGGCCGCCCCGCCCCGACGCGAGGGGCAAGGCCCCCCATCCCGCCGGCCGAGGGACGGCGGCCCATCCCTCCCATGCCCCCGGTCGTGATGGGCGAGAGCGGGGTCAGCGAGCCCGACGGGATGCCGAAGGGCGGGCGTGCCCCCATGCCGGCCATGCCTCCGGACGGCCTCCGCGCCGCCGGGTCACGCATGGGCGATGCGACCCCCAGGCCGCCCCCGGGGCCGGGCGTATAGGGCACGAAGCCGCCCATCCCCCCGCCGAAGGGGACGTAGGTCGGGCTGCTGCCGGAGAGGTACGCGCCGAAGCCCGAGAAGTCATAGCCTCGGGTGCCGCCGGATGGCGTGCTCGCGAACGCGGAGCCGAAGTCCTGGGCCGCCGCGGCGGGGGTCAGCGTGGTCGCGACGAGCATGGCCGCGATCGGCCCCATCAGCGGCGGCTTCATGGCCTGGGACCGCCTCCCGCCGCGGCGGGCGGGGGGGAGTCGTTGAGCTGCACCCCGACGCCGCGCTCCAGCGAGGCGATCGTCTTGCCGAGCTCGGCCTCCGACCGGGCGACCTGGAGCTCCACCTGGAGCAGGTCGCGCCAGGCGGCGGCGACGGAGAGGAAGTCCACCCCGGCGACGTTCGACCGGTACTCGCTCGCGGTCAGGCGGAGCATCTGGCGGGCGGCGGGGAGATTGCTCCGGCGGAGGATCGCCAGGACGTTCTGCTGGGACCGGGCCAGCGCGAAGAGGGCCTTGATGTCGCGCCGGGACTGGTCGCGCTCCGCCTCGTAGAGCGCGCGGTCGGCCGCGGCGCGGGCCTGGGCCTCGCAGACGCCCGCGGCGATCTTCTTGCGGTAGACCGGCAGGTTCATCCCGACGAAGAGGCCGACGTTGGGCATGCCCCCCGCGGTCTGGGGCGTCATCGCGTTGGTCTTCTCCATGTCCTGGTAGAGCACGCCGAGGGTGACGTTCGGATAGGCCTTCTTGCGGGCCAGGGCCACCGCCGCCTCGTCGCGATCGATGGCCGCGAGCCGCCCCTGGAGGTCCGGCCGGGCGGAGAGGGCAAGCTGATAGAGCCGGTCGAGCGGCTGCGGGATGCCCTCGACGGCGAGGTCGGGCGCGGTGCGGAGCTCCGCCTCGGGGTCGGCATGCATCACCCTCGCGAGCTCGGCTCGTGCGTCGGCGAGCGCGGCGCGGTTGTCCTCGATCTCGCGGTCGATGTCGGTCACGGCGACCTCGGAGCGGAGGACGTCCGGCTGGCTCGCCGTCGCCGTCGGGTATCGGGCGCGGGCGATCTCGAGGAACTCGGAGGCGAGCTTCCGATTCCGGATCAGCAGGACCTCGGCCCGCTCCGCGTAGCGGAGGTCGTGATACGCCCGCTTCGTCGCGGCGACCGCGTCCAGCTCCGTCGCCGCCAGCTCGAAGAGGGCGATCCGGACGTCCTTCTCCGCCGCGAGCCCGCGGAGGCGGAGCGTGCCGCACCACGGGAACTGCTGCGCCAGGAGCGCCCCGTAGGGCATGTAGCCCATGAGCGAATACTGAGGCGCGACCGAGGGGATCGGGTAGATGCTGTTGGAGAGGATCGGGTCGTCGAGCGCCGTCACCTGCGGGATCCGCTGCCTCAGGGCCTCGACGTTGAACCGGGCGGCTCGCACCGTGGCGTTGCCGTCCAGGGCGGCGCGGATGCATGCGTCCAGCGGCATCGCCCCGGGGACGGCCGAGGGCCGGGGCTCATCCTCGAGGGCCCCTCCCGGAGGCAGGGGCGCGGCCGAGACCTCCGGCCGGTCCGGCCCCTCCCGCTCCCGGGCCGACTCGAGCCGGGCGGGGACGACCCGAGGATCGCGGCCACGGGCCGGCGGGCCCTCCTCGCCCGC from Aquisphaera giovannonii includes these protein-coding regions:
- a CDS encoding aminoacyl-tRNA deacylase; amino-acid sequence: MYVVDFLRSRHVEFETLLHRPASSSERLAGSVHVPGRAVAKSVLVRAGESLCLAILPATSRVDFERLAQALGRPGGEVRMATPEELESTFVDCEPGAVPPFGRLYGIPSIVDESLARCETIVLRANTLHQGVRMRFPDFECLEAPLIGSFAGPILGPSSRPSRRRAG
- a CDS encoding TolC family protein, with protein sequence MANSAGEEGPPARGRDPRVVPARLESAREREGPDRPEVSAAPLPPGGALEDEPRPSAVPGAMPLDACIRAALDGNATVRAARFNVEALRQRIPQVTALDDPILSNSIYPIPSVAPQYSLMGYMPYGALLAQQFPWCGTLRLRGLAAEKDVRIALFELAATELDAVAATKRAYHDLRYAERAEVLLIRNRKLASEFLEIARARYPTATASQPDVLRSEVAVTDIDREIEDNRAALADARAELARVMHADPEAELRTAPDLAVEGIPQPLDRLYQLALSARPDLQGRLAAIDRDEAAVALARKKAYPNVTLGVLYQDMEKTNAMTPQTAGGMPNVGLFVGMNLPVYRKKIAAGVCEAQARAAADRALYEAERDQSRRDIKALFALARSQQNVLAILRRSNLPAARQMLRLTASEYRSNVAGVDFLSVAAAWRDLLQVELQVARSEAELGKTIASLERGVGVQLNDSPPPAAAGGGPRP